The genome window atatatatatatatatatatatatataaatatatatatatatatatatatatatatatatatatatatatatatatatatatatatatatatatatatatatatatatatatatatatatatatatatatatatatatatatatatatatacatatacatatatactgtatatgtctgtatgtgttttaaaCATGGCTCCCGAGAAGACTAAAGAGACAATGCTCAGTGACACACTAATAATTAAACTCAATCGCGGCTGAAACTCCTAtgcagaaaacttacaaaaattgcTATTTCAGACACCGTCACAGGAGGCTCATTAATAGTGCATCAGACCCcgccacctacacacacacacacacacacctctatcTTGCGTTCATACTCGAAATTCCTGGATGATGAGGTCCCTCCTTTCCAAttcctctttcacaccatctaatCCAGATTTTTCTGGGacctcctctttccttcttcctaataTTCTGAAATTCTTCTAACCAAACTTTCATCCTACGATCTTTCCATATACCTGGACCATCTGAAAACATTTTGATGCAACCTCTCACATACATTTACCCTTTTACCAGTTTTACATCTATCAATACATCACCATTTCAGTATTTCTTATGTTTCAGATCCTTCTTTACTAATTGATCTCTACAGATTCCATTTTATCATTCGTTCACATTTAGCAACCAAATGTCATTTACAGAAAAGTGTTAGCTCAACAATCTCCATTCATTCTAACCTCTGTTTCTGTAGGTGTTCCAAGTTTCTCTTTAGTCTTATGCACTCATCCTCCCCCCTCACTTGCTTCACCTGTTTTGGGCTCTCAACCTACCCTTATCCAAGACATTTGTAATTAAATACCTTTAAATAAGTATACCTAattttagccagaccactgagctgatcaacagctctcctagggccggcccaaaggattgaatttattttacgtggctaagaaccaatcggttacctagcaaagggacctacagtttattgtggaatccgaaccacattatagcgagaaatgaatttctatcaccagaaataaattcctctaattcttcattggctggtcggagaatcgaacgcggggccagcagagtgctagctgagaacggtacccaccccaCCTGAATCCATTCTTACACGTTCCACATTAAAATTCATTCCTCCATTCTCTGGACCCATTTACCCGCACAATCTTAGTCTTACTCACGTTTACTCTCACCTTCCTCCTGTTGTAAACACTATTACACTCTCTCAATATTCTCTACAATTTGCCTTCATTAGTTCCAATCAGTACTGTTATCAGTAAATTTTAGCCATGCCTTAGTCCATTCATAGCCCTTCTTATCCTATAACTTCGCATATATATCTACTGCCATTCTTTAAACTTTGCAAAGTACTTTGTTACAAGGATATACAACATATAATGATACATAACATACTCTTGCCTCAGCACCATTGTCACACCAAACCACTGACTCTCCCTTCTGCAAACGCTAACACATATTTAATTTCACTCAAAACCTTTTAAAATTACCCTCTctaccatacatatatatcctacacattgcccttttttttatcaaaatcttcCCCTAGGTCCATGTAtgcaagaaaataacaaattcaaCAAGAAACTTTTCCTTAACTTGAAATGCACTGTTTTCCCAAATGGAATCCCTCTGTCATGTGTCTTATCAATTAAAATGGTACAATACACCTCCCTAATTAactaggaaataataatatttcattattattattattattattattattattattattattattattataattattattacaaaatggaACCCTAAATGGAAAAGTAGATTGCTATAAGCCGAAAGGTCCCAATTAGGACAGCAGCCCGCCTGGTAAGTAAGAATGAATGAACCGGGCAGTATATTCCCCTTCTATCACTTTTACCCTTTTACCATAGAATACTAATCATCCCTTGCAACCCACCCATACCTTTGGAATCTTTCTTTCATGAAGACATACCACACAAAacttggtcagccactcaatcaaaCACTCACTACCAAACTGCAGCATCCCACTCGTAATCACATCAGCCACTGAATTGAGCTTCTTATATAGTCAACAGTATCTCCCACAAACATTATCAAAGTTACACTAGCCCCTTCTACTCTTGCGTCATTAACAGTGCACATTTAGTGAATCCTTAATTTTTTCACTCCATCTACAGAAAACAGCATTCTCTGCAGACGGCACATCTGCATTTACATCGTTTATTCTGAAATCTATTTGCTCAGTAGCCTttcttgtctttatatatatatatatatatatatatatatatatatatatatatatatatatatatatatatatatatatatatatatatatatatatatatatatatatatatatttatatatatatatatatatatatatatatatatatatatatatatatatatatatatatatatatatatatacatatatatgtatatatatatgtatgtatatatatatatatatgtatatatatatatatatatatatatatatatatatatatatatatatatatatatatatatatatatatatatatatatatatatatatatatatatgtgtgtgtgtgtctgtgcgctcGCGCGCGTGTGCATTGAAATGTTCATTCGGCGCATTAGCAAGTACTCGAATAACCTATGATTTGCACATATATCCTACTATGAAGCCTGTCCACCCCATCTAAAATAGTACCCTTCCCATCATTTAAATCCCCCAACGATGCTAAAAATACGCGTGATACGTAACCCACGTCCTTGCAACTCCCCTCAACGGAAATGAGACGGGAAATAATGCATGCTTATTTCTATCTCTACTTTCATCTCTTTAGCTGTTACTCCAtttcaaagtttaaaagagaaaatatcctCGACCTTCACCGGGCTGGACGTCGATGAAAATCCGTATATATAGAGCGACGCTCTCTGCTGAGGACACAGTTCGAGTTCAAGCTGACTTCGAAGATCACCATGGTAAGGCTTCTCGAGTTGTTTTGAACTTTTTCAAACTTACTTAGCTTTTTATCCACTTTCAGATGTTTACACATTCCTTAAATCTTTAAATATAGAATATTACTGTTCGAATCTGGTGTCTCGAACTTTTTCAAACTTACTCAGCTTTTATCTACTTTCAGATGTTTACACAttccttatatttttaaatatagaatATTACTGTTCGAGTCTGGTGTCTCGAGCTTTTTCAAACTTACTTAGCTTCTAGCTACTTTCAGAtgtttatatattccttatatttttaaaGACAGGATATTATTAATCGAGTTTGGGTATCAGAGGGCATTTTCCTCACAGgcttatttaagtttttatttcaatttttatttcgttCTACCCGATATTTTCAATTATTCCTTGAAGGTATATTATCTATAGTTGCCGGATAAATACGTATTGCTTATAGAAAATCTAACATGAACAGAGCTTGTGATATTGGTGCAAATAGTTCTCATCCTTCGTCTGACCATtgtttaaatactctctctctctctctctctctctctctctctctctctctctctctctctctctctctctctcaggcatacTTTAAAGTGCCAAGCAACTTTGCCTTAGTTTTACTGCTTTCTTTAGCTTTTCACTTgagcatttttatgtaattttctctatattattttttcttgttcccttCTCTTCGTTTTGTCGCTCTTCCCGTACTGCCAATCCATTCAGAAAATCCTTGGCCTAGCACATTCATGGACTTGCAGGGTTATGCTATAAATACTTGTtagttttgtaaaataatgttttctctAGTTTCtggtaaaattaaaaacattacacaTATTTCAATGTCATGTCCTTCAAAGCCCCAAACTGACAGTAACCCGAGGTTAATCACGTCAGTTTTGAGAATGAATTCTGAAATATCTTATGATAATCCACTCATTATCCGAAAAACAACGAAAACCTACTTTAATAATTTTCTGCAATGTTAAAGACATCGATATCCAACTTGCTGTAAAGATGTCATGTTCCTTGATAGTCATATGGGTACGCGGTCGCCTAATCTACCTTACAGATGCCAGTCCTTAAACAATCATTGGAATTGATAAGAACAAACATGTCTTCCTTACAGATGCCAGTCCTTAAACAATCATTGGAAGTGATAAGAACAAACATGTCTTCCTCACCCCAACCCCGTTTTTATGCAATTGACGTTAGTGATaagacaaaaactaaaatttacaagATACTATAACACAGTATATATGACTGAGGATAACTCCTTTATTTATGATGCAAATATACTGTAGAGTTGAAATAATTCtgattatagttttatttcagcTATGTAACATTAACGGCCCCTGGGCAACTTGAGAATCCTTATCACATTGTATTATTATGTTTCAGAAATTCCTGTTGATTGCTTTGGGCGCCGCCCTTGTGGCTGTCTGCCTTGCTGATGGAGGCCACCacggtggaggatttggaggaggcTTTGGTGGAGGCCATGGAGGCTTTGGCGGCGGccatggaggatttggaggaggcTTTGGAGGCGGCCATGGAGGATTTGGAGGTGGCCATGGAAGCTTTGGAAGAGGCTTCGGTGGTGGCCACGGAGGAGGCTTTGGAAGCGGCTTCGGAGGTGGTTACGGTTCCCGAGGACGCTTCGGAGGTAATTCCTTCGGAGGATTCAGGGGTAACTCCTTCGGCCGCGGATCCTTTGGAGGCGGCGGTTACGGAAAATAAGAACTTTCGCTCtttgtttttcagtcttttctttatatttagttCAAAGAAATTCAGAGACCATTCTGGACCACAACTATACTGAAActgataaatttctttattatttaaaccCTCTTTtgtagaaagaataaaattcttaattaaacgatgttttcctttaatttatccTATACCTTACACACGgaggaatattttattgaaaactaaTCCTCTATAGTTGCTTTGAATTTTCCAAaaggtaattatatatttgtgtggatATGAACATTAGAAGCTGTCTGTATCCGTTGATACAAAGCATATTTGAGGTAGTCGAGTCGCTTTCAAACAGTTAGTCTTGATCTTCTCTTATCTTATCAAATTCTTCAACACCCACACGCacactgcctatatatatatatatatatatatatatatatatatatatatatatatatatatatatatatatatatatatatatatatatatatatatacatatatatatacatatatataagacagaatacgttggcGCAAGCAATATATTTACAGCACATAGAAGGActgggtgacaaggagatagccggtcatcaaaaggtgatacatttatatatatatacatatatatatatacatacatatatatatatatatatatatatatatatatatatatatatatatatatatatgtgtgtgtgtgtgtgtgtgtgtaattgtgatagccacaatgccctcttaactttctagaattctttgctcttttttggatatgcctgtCACTAGAAAAtcctaagatccaagtgcaagaattatgaagaaattctgttgagcggtagcgggaaacgaacccgggtccgctaatcagaacgaggtaccattgtcgaccttgtctcgtggtcaggtcgacaatggtacagtacctcgttctgattagtagaccagggttcgtttcccgctaccgcacatcagaattccttcatatttcttgcagttggatcttaagactttgtagtgacaagcgtatccaaacaaGCGCGAAGAATCttagaaagttaagagggcattgtggctattacaattacatattacatatgtatctgtataaatgtatgaccagtagattcgacatgtatatatatatatatatatatatatatatatatatatatatatatatatatatatatatatatatatatatatatatatatatatatatatatatatatatatattacacatatatttaaaagtgaatgatTTGTATATAAGTtaggcttctatagaaatccaaaccacttgacagatCCTGACAAAATTTTGTACGCGGCCTCTGTCACCCCAGAGAGGTTTtgaactcaaaatcaaacccgtatcccgtgacagacatacaaacacagacaaaacaaatgaaattttcgtttgtaCGTCACTTTTTACTACAGTTTTctaggtttattctcatttttccctgatgcttcaccttttcttctggcactgctagaagtatgattaacctacaacaataaatccccgataacatcaatttttatcagaatttacgtaaatttttatcattatttatgataataattaatataattgtttattacctcgataaaatctacattaaaaaCCTAAGgcgataatttctttccatagtaagcAAAGCCAAGCCCGCACATGCATAGTAGTGGCTTAATGCAAGGATTTCAGACACTCcagcggttggaattaattatcatgcgaattggcaaaaaactttACTGCATACAGAAGACaagtttttttcatgtttcttggTACTGATTAATTGGAAGATAATggctgaaaattctagattaaaactttacagaaatgcagatcattacatttggaaatcttttctgaaaggcacttggagggtaaatgtattagatgcaaatagggatttaagaaatggcaactactgcacttcaagcaactcaaagtgctcacagcttacacaacacgtcagtTCATAACTTTTGCTGGTGCAATCATACATAGTAAAAAATAGTATTCCATCACTTAGggaaataaaattactgtttgtggttatatattagaatgatatataatcatttctatcttttatcaatgtgtatttattcaaaacaatagataccaattgcctaacattcctccaaaaagggaaagattttgtttgattcatgattacgttattgtacaaattgatcaagtttatagatgccgtatgTGTAACTTTGTACACAATTCTACGTTGAGGAATTTGATgttattgtaaagataatgagttgtaatttattatgttatgttaagaACGTCCCCAaagccaatataaaaaatatgtgtcacgggttgaagttagccatataggaaagtgttttaaccacttaatatgatgaggggtggggggaaggctaactcttgtagcaattcacttaataataggaaagaagcaaaaaggcataacagagtatagactaaatatttctaattaaaaaaaagatgccgattttcatacagtattaatgaatgagtttaaattagaactgagaggctggttcagttttttatgaattgggcagtaaagtttactttcatcatagtaacaaatataaaaagacatcattggcctaggcctatactaAATTGTCTGTataacatggaaatattgttttagaattttattgtatgatttggacttataacagtctacaaatagcgttgaagggtctaacagtgatatgaataagcctatacataactTATTCATactctgatcagagcatctgagatgcttcccagatgaaatacaacagcaaactgtcaagaaattggcactaacctgtccatatgtgcaattacctgtcagtcattcagtaataccatcagttcatctatTCTGATGAGTGGCCTGCctccacccacaaactgttgtctacacgtaagttttaatggcagtttcgatgaactgacagaagaaatgacaggtaaacttatgggtgttagggaggagaaagagtcagaaagagagagagagaaatagtttatCGAATGGCATTCAGAGTTTTTCTAGGCAGCGCTGGGATGGtcagctactatatatatatatatatatatatatatatatatatatatatatatatatatatatatatatatatatatatatatatatatatatatatatatatatatatatatatatatatatatttatatatatactgggtgtttcaaattagagctgccccctccacagaacaaatggaaagttatgaagttttctgctacagtctatctccaagtacattattttaagtttctattaaactgtttttcatttacatttcttgtattttcagactaagtgatggagttagatacaaccatggctaacgactcggaggaaatcagatggattgaccgaatctgggctataaccttcagagaggccagggatgctggcacatccttcattccacgttcct of Macrobrachium rosenbergii isolate ZJJX-2024 chromosome 59, ASM4041242v1, whole genome shotgun sequence contains these proteins:
- the LOC136837515 gene encoding keratin, type I cytoskeletal 10-like; this encodes MKFLLIALGAALVAVCLADGGHHGGGFGGGFGGGHGGFGGGHGGFGGGFGGGHGGFGGGHGSFGRGFGGGHGGGFGSGFGGGYGSRGRFGGNSFGGFRGNSFGRGSFGGGGYGK